In Apis mellifera strain DH4 linkage group LG1, Amel_HAv3.1, whole genome shotgun sequence, the sequence tcttcgtcgtcttcttttttctacttaatagaagttaatattttaattttttctatacaataatggttttaatgatttttcgaattttttaatgatttaaattcatacatataataagatcttaatgtaattaactgtcaaatcaaatttctaatcgaaaatatatgcaAGAACAAATCCTTTTCTAATAgttacaatatatatgatttatatattgtaataatattttataatatatatatctatgtatataatctataattttttatagattaaatttatagatataataataataaataatataatatagttatatatcaataattttcacatatattgtatattactttttaaataaatatacctattaatgtaataatgaaaaatttaataattctttagatATCCTATATATCTAAaggaaaaatgattgaaatttattgtattttttacatttctacgaaaaaaattgaataaaattaaaattaaatatattaattattttaatttattaccattacatataaaattttgcaaaaatgtttaataataaacatgttttatatcgatttatttgcATGATAGAATGAAATCATGTACCTTTTTGCTtagcaattttaatattttttttcatttctgcaTGATACATTTCTTGCTTTTTAGTCATCATAATTTCTCGAGCTGCTGCTATTTCATCTTCTAAGTACCATTGAAGAGGTCCTCTAAGTCGTCTAGATGTGATTAAGTCGGCCAAAGATTGCAATTCAATTCCTCGACGTAGACGTTTATCAACAAGTTGTCTGTCAACGCCTCGAAGATATTTACCTCGAAGACCAACTCGGTCTCGAACATTTCTTTGAGTACTTCGTGGACtgaaatttagaatatcaTCATGTTCTTGGAtacgaattttaatatcagGTCCTCCACCAGATAAACCGCTTGAAGAAAAAAGTGGCACGGATCTTTTTCTCGATGCACTTAATTTTGGatcataatttttgatatcacAACAAAATCCATAAGGTTTcacaaaaaattcattgtatGATGTACTGGCATTAAGTAACTTTGTTCGGtcttttttcatgttttatttaaaataattaatattaatgtattttaaatttaaacatgaaatatatgtattaaagtaaaaaaaaagaaaaaggagaaagagaaatcatgctgatttttttttaaaattaggtttgaaaaatttgaaagaactattttggaaaatcattgtttttatattaaataaataaaaattgttacacattatattaaagtaatcatattatatttttcattgcttttaattagaataatattataagattaataacgaaacaagttaaatatttaatataatttataaattgaataagattattaaaaattattaattgtatatgaataaaaaaattattaattatgtatataaatattttcatctgaactattttttatattaaaaatttattgctttaattatatatatctatcataatttaaaataagatcactttaatattacaattaattttaatttaatatagaacaCGTATATTTATAGAGTAAGTGAAAAAGCGCTTCTCATGTTTATTCGTGTAAACGAATGATACcgtttcagaaaaattttatatatgtaattcataaattattaaataatacatatgtgaatttgaaatgttatttataaaattatgaattctaCTACTTTGTCATCTGGAACTTTGAGTCATTCACCAGGACAAAGAGGTACAGA encodes:
- the LOC107965231 gene encoding uncharacterized protein LOC107965231 gives rise to the protein MKKDRTKLLNASTSYNEFFVKPYGFCCDIKNYDPKLSASRKRSVPLFSSSGLSGGGPDIKIRIQEHDDILNFSPRSTQRNVRDRVGLRGKYLRGVDRQLVDKRLRRGIELQSLADLITSRRLRGPLQWYLEDEIAAAREIMMTKKQEMYHAEMKKNIKIAKQKEKRRRRRKKKISSKKKD